A stretch of the Papaver somniferum cultivar HN1 chromosome 6, ASM357369v1, whole genome shotgun sequence genome encodes the following:
- the LOC113285975 gene encoding protein DOG1-like 3 has translation MMASSSDQVQILECYQNWMIEQQQLLQELLQVRSQKPNDEQELCCIIEKLIKHFQEYTNRRAQLAVDKASSIFSPMWCTSIENSYLWFGGCRPSLLIQLVYTLCGSQLESQLSEHLQGVRRGNLVELSADQLSRVSELRCSTIREEQRLSRRMAGLQENIADSPLTRFASNNSDVIETESHIEQVDQALDSHSKDLASVLVDSDKLRMNTLKELIGIFTPLQAVDFLIAGKKLHLCMHQWGQRRDHLHGHRKTLRSCGYIRRPLHL, from the exons ATGATGGCAAGCTCATCAGATCAAGTTCAAATCCTTGAATGCTACCAGAACTGGATGattgaacaacaacaacttcttcaagAGCTCTTACAAGTACGCAGCCAAAAGCCAAACGACGAGCAAGAACTTTGTTGTATCATCGAAAAACTTATCAAACACTTTCAAGAGTATACTAATAGAAGAGCCCAACTTGCAGTAGACAAAGCTTCATCCATTTTCTCACCTATGTGGTGTACTTCCATTGAGAATTCTTACCTATGGTTCGGGGGTTGCAGACCTTCGTTATTGATTCAACTCGTTTACACGCTTTGTGGTTCTCAACTTGAGTCACAACTCAGCGAGCACTTACAAGGAGTGAGAAGAGGCAACTTAGTTGAGTTATCAGCAGATCAACTAAGTCGTGTTAGTGAGTTAAGATGTAGCACAATTCGAGAAGAACAGAGACTTTCAAGGAGGATGGCTGGTTTACAAGAGAATATAGCCGACTCTCCACTCACTAGGTTTGCTAGTAACAACTCAGATGTTATAGAAACCGAGTCCCATATTGAACAAGTTGATCAGGCTTTGGATTCACACTCAAAAGATCTGGCAAGtgtgttagttgactcagataagTTGAGGATGAATACGTTGAAAGAACTAATAGGCATCTTCACACCATTACAAGCAGTGGATTTTCTGATTGCTGGCAAGAAACTCCATCTTTGTATGCATCAATGGGGCCAAAGGAGGGATCATCTGCATGGACATAGGAAAACGCTAAG GTCTTGTGGATACATTAGACGGCCACTCCATCTATAA
- the LOC113288624 gene encoding probable prolyl 4-hydroxylase 9 isoform X2, protein MKVRNRGGLFRAKLELPIVLLSCTLFFLAGFFGSVLLSQDIDEVVPKSRILEESVVEEKEDKVFESIPNGDTGDSYVTSIPCQVLSWKPRAVYYPGFATAEQCDNIIKKAKESLSPSGLAFRKGETADNTKGVRTSSGTFLSAYSDSTGTLAQIEEKIARATMLPRSHGEAFNVLRYEIGQKYLSHHDSFNPTEYGPQRSQRIASFLLYLSDVEEGGETMFPYENGSNMNIGYDYEKCIGLKVKPRRGDGLLFYSLYPNGTIDQMSLHGSCPVIIGQKWVATKWIRTQ, encoded by the exons ATGAAAGTAAGGAATAGAGGGGGATTATTCAGAGCAAAGCTAGAATTACCCATTGTTTTACTTTCATGCACTCTATTTTTCCTTGCTGGTTTCTTTGGATCCGTTCTCCTTTCTCAA GATATTGATGAAGTTGTACCTAAATCTAGGATACTTGAGGAATCTGTAGTAGAAGAAAAAGAGGATAAAGTGTTTGAATCAATTCCTAATGGAGATACTGGGGATTCTTATGTTACTTCCATTCCTTGTCAG GTTTTGAGCTGGAAACCTCGTGCTGTTTATTATCCTGGTTTTGCAACTGCAGAGCAATGTGACAACATAATTAAAAAGGCCAAGGAAAGTCTTAGTCCATCAGGCTTGGCTTTCAGGAAAGGAGAAACTGCTGACAACACCAAGGGAGTAAGAACAAG TTCAGGCACATTTCTCAGTGCGTATAGCGACTCAACTGGAACCTTGGCCCAGATTGAGGAAAAAATAGCAAGGGCTACAATGCTTCCAAGGAGCCATGGCGAG GCGTTCAATGTTCTGCGCTATGAGATTGGACAGAAATATTTATCTCATCATGATTCATTCAACCCAACCGAGTATGGACCACAAAGGAGCCAAAGG ATAGCGTCCTTCCTGTTATATCTTTCTGATGTGGAAGAAGGTGGTGAAACAATGTTCCCGTACGAG AATGGTTCGAATATGAATATCGGCTATGactatgaaaaatgtattggcTTAAAAGTGAAGCCCCGTAGAGGGGATGGCCTGCTCTTTTATTCGTTATATCCAAATGGCACGATTGATCAG ATGTCACTTCATGGGAGTTGTCCGGTGATAATTGGACAAAAATGGGTGGCTACAAAGTGGATCAGGACTCAATAA
- the LOC113288624 gene encoding probable prolyl 4-hydroxylase 9 isoform X1, whose amino-acid sequence MKVRNRGGLFRAKLELPIVLLSCTLFFLAGFFGSVLLSQFQDIDEVVPKSRILEESVVEEKEDKVFESIPNGDTGDSYVTSIPCQVLSWKPRAVYYPGFATAEQCDNIIKKAKESLSPSGLAFRKGETADNTKGVRTSSGTFLSAYSDSTGTLAQIEEKIARATMLPRSHGEAFNVLRYEIGQKYLSHHDSFNPTEYGPQRSQRIASFLLYLSDVEEGGETMFPYENGSNMNIGYDYEKCIGLKVKPRRGDGLLFYSLYPNGTIDQMSLHGSCPVIIGQKWVATKWIRTQ is encoded by the exons ATGAAAGTAAGGAATAGAGGGGGATTATTCAGAGCAAAGCTAGAATTACCCATTGTTTTACTTTCATGCACTCTATTTTTCCTTGCTGGTTTCTTTGGATCCGTTCTCCTTTCTCAA TTCCAGGATATTGATGAAGTTGTACCTAAATCTAGGATACTTGAGGAATCTGTAGTAGAAGAAAAAGAGGATAAAGTGTTTGAATCAATTCCTAATGGAGATACTGGGGATTCTTATGTTACTTCCATTCCTTGTCAG GTTTTGAGCTGGAAACCTCGTGCTGTTTATTATCCTGGTTTTGCAACTGCAGAGCAATGTGACAACATAATTAAAAAGGCCAAGGAAAGTCTTAGTCCATCAGGCTTGGCTTTCAGGAAAGGAGAAACTGCTGACAACACCAAGGGAGTAAGAACAAG TTCAGGCACATTTCTCAGTGCGTATAGCGACTCAACTGGAACCTTGGCCCAGATTGAGGAAAAAATAGCAAGGGCTACAATGCTTCCAAGGAGCCATGGCGAG GCGTTCAATGTTCTGCGCTATGAGATTGGACAGAAATATTTATCTCATCATGATTCATTCAACCCAACCGAGTATGGACCACAAAGGAGCCAAAGG ATAGCGTCCTTCCTGTTATATCTTTCTGATGTGGAAGAAGGTGGTGAAACAATGTTCCCGTACGAG AATGGTTCGAATATGAATATCGGCTATGactatgaaaaatgtattggcTTAAAAGTGAAGCCCCGTAGAGGGGATGGCCTGCTCTTTTATTCGTTATATCCAAATGGCACGATTGATCAG ATGTCACTTCATGGGAGTTGTCCGGTGATAATTGGACAAAAATGGGTGGCTACAAAGTGGATCAGGACTCAATAA